From Myxococcales bacterium, a single genomic window includes:
- a CDS encoding FAD-dependent oxidoreductase has product MAARKVLILGGGLSALSAGIHLLQEGGANAFDVTIVCMEHRLGGKAASWRLPDNRYMEVGFHGVFGYYHALQTLLARGGHPVTDPRWFTSNEGVHLMYEASARAVNRLDIPSGPLDVPALFGSGFIGYQGMSFTEKLAAGRWLAKVGAKLLLQNVDPAIDEHAFTAYAVETGLDIELTKKSWFKYVLDLAFNFPAEGSAYVANYGFQRLMGSENSTVFYLNGPLSEVIVAPIAELYRSLGGKLEFCTKATRIELDPATKRVTEVATRQMATAQPIAGVVDHVTPVAMGGGYSLDENPYPVGDPAPASSSAERVLRRGTDFDDVISALPVDSLRTLLGTTSRFDEAVMAVPELRTIWALRTVASISLRMWLPQKVMPSDYATVVMGTPQPCATLIDYTNRVTELENGAFGSVIEFEGQEGLYAGLSDETIVRETLTSFSELPFVDRQRFDVDQVVTQTNGNKWLFRRNTAQHMRYLLMEPGHWKYRPRQDVRPYTNLTLTGDWVNGTQPTASMEAAVRTGRVAATLLRADAGLPAPVS; this is encoded by the coding sequence GTGGCAGCGAGAAAAGTTCTGATTCTGGGTGGGGGCCTCTCGGCTCTGTCAGCGGGCATTCACCTCTTGCAGGAGGGCGGGGCCAACGCGTTCGACGTGACCATCGTGTGCATGGAACACCGCCTGGGTGGCAAAGCAGCGAGCTGGCGTCTGCCCGACAACCGCTACATGGAGGTCGGGTTCCACGGCGTGTTCGGGTACTACCACGCGCTTCAGACGCTGCTTGCTCGCGGCGGACACCCGGTCACCGATCCGCGCTGGTTCACCTCCAACGAAGGCGTGCACTTGATGTACGAGGCCAGCGCGCGCGCGGTCAATCGCCTCGACATTCCGTCCGGGCCGCTCGACGTGCCGGCCCTCTTTGGCAGCGGCTTCATCGGTTACCAGGGCATGAGCTTCACCGAGAAGCTCGCGGCGGGGCGCTGGTTGGCGAAGGTCGGCGCGAAGCTGCTGCTGCAGAATGTCGACCCGGCCATCGACGAGCACGCGTTCACTGCCTACGCGGTCGAGACCGGGCTCGACATCGAGCTCACCAAGAAGAGCTGGTTCAAATACGTGCTCGACCTGGCCTTCAACTTCCCGGCAGAGGGTTCGGCCTACGTCGCCAACTACGGTTTTCAGCGGTTGATGGGCAGCGAGAACTCGACCGTCTTCTATTTGAACGGTCCGTTGAGCGAGGTGATCGTCGCGCCAATCGCCGAGCTCTATCGCTCGCTCGGCGGCAAGCTCGAGTTCTGCACGAAGGCGACCCGCATCGAGCTCGATCCCGCCACGAAGCGCGTGACCGAGGTGGCCACGCGCCAAATGGCCACCGCGCAGCCGATCGCCGGCGTGGTGGACCACGTCACGCCCGTGGCAATGGGCGGCGGATACTCCCTCGACGAGAACCCCTATCCGGTCGGAGATCCAGCGCCGGCGTCGAGCAGCGCCGAACGAGTCCTCCGGCGTGGGACCGATTTCGACGACGTCATCTCGGCTCTGCCGGTGGACAGCCTGCGCACGCTGCTCGGCACGACCTCGCGCTTCGACGAGGCCGTGATGGCGGTCCCCGAGCTGCGCACCATCTGGGCGTTGCGTACCGTCGCCTCGATCTCACTCCGGATGTGGCTGCCGCAGAAGGTCATGCCCTCCGACTACGCCACCGTGGTGATGGGGACCCCGCAGCCGTGTGCGACGCTCATCGACTACACCAACCGGGTCACCGAGCTCGAGAACGGTGCCTTCGGTTCGGTGATCGAGTTCGAGGGTCAAGAGGGCCTGTACGCTGGCCTGTCGGACGAGACCATCGTGCGTGAGACGCTCACGAGCTTCAGCGAGCTGCCGTTCGTCGATCGCCAGCGGTTTGACGTCGATCAGGTCGTGACCCAGACCAACGGCAACAAGTGGCTGTTCCGGCGCAACACCGCTCAGCACATGCGCTACCTGCTGATGGAGCCCGGGCACTGGAAGTATCGCCCGCGCCAGGACGTGCGTCCCTACACCAACCTGACCTTGACGGGAGACTGGGTGAACGGCACCCAACCGACTGCGAGCATGGAGGCTGCCGTGCGCACGGGACGAGTCGCGGCAACCTTGCTGCGGGCAGATGCTGGGCTGCCGGCCCCGGTGTCGTGA
- a CDS encoding DUF962 domain-containing protein codes for MKKRIESFEEFWPFYVRQHSRKLTRQFHFVGTTLAVGCAAAGLLSRSRALLLAAPVAGYGPAWFSHFFVEKNRPATFSYPAWSLAADFIMWGKMLAGTMDDEVAAVLEVERVASVESSVRPNMATDGTLN; via the coding sequence ATGAAAAAGCGCATCGAATCCTTCGAAGAGTTCTGGCCGTTCTACGTGCGCCAGCACTCCCGAAAGCTGACGCGGCAGTTCCACTTCGTGGGAACCACGTTGGCCGTGGGGTGTGCTGCCGCGGGGCTCCTCAGTCGCAGTCGAGCGTTGCTGCTCGCGGCCCCCGTGGCGGGCTACGGGCCGGCGTGGTTTTCGCACTTCTTCGTCGAGAAGAACCGCCCGGCAACCTTCAGTTATCCCGCCTGGAGCCTGGCTGCGGACTTCATCATGTGGGGCAAGATGCTGGCCGGCACGATGGACGACGAGGTGGCCGCGGTGCTCGAGGTGGAGCGAGTGGCTTCGGTCGAATCCAGCGTGCGCCCGAACATGGCGACCGACGGCACGTTGAACTGA
- a CDS encoding 3-hydroxyacyl-CoA dehydrogenase family protein, protein MTDSIKTVAVLGAGTMGRGIAQLAAQRGIEARLFDVSSDQLARALSDVRGQLAKLTTKSKLSAEEEKACVARLISASDLPSACRSADVVIEAAPESMDLKVQLFASVLEHAPSHALLGSNTSSLSITELGQRTGAADRTVGLHFFNPPPVMPLLEIVQGLGTSRETLERALSLSRQLGKESIVVRDFPGFATSRLGVILGAEAMRMLEAGVASTADIDRAMELGYRHPMGPLKLTDLVGLDVRLAILEHLQREVGEQFRPPPLLRQMVRAGRLGKKVGLGFYRWTDEGPVPAE, encoded by the coding sequence ATGACTGACTCGATCAAGACGGTAGCCGTGCTCGGCGCCGGCACGATGGGACGCGGTATCGCGCAGCTCGCAGCGCAACGAGGGATCGAGGCGCGCCTGTTCGACGTCTCGTCGGACCAGCTCGCCCGAGCACTCAGCGACGTGCGCGGCCAGCTCGCCAAGCTCACGACCAAGAGCAAGCTCAGCGCCGAAGAGGAGAAAGCCTGCGTCGCACGCCTGATTTCGGCCAGCGATCTCCCGAGCGCGTGCCGCTCGGCGGACGTCGTGATCGAGGCCGCCCCGGAGTCGATGGACCTGAAGGTGCAGCTGTTTGCGTCTGTGCTCGAGCATGCGCCGAGCCACGCCCTGCTCGGTTCGAACACCTCGAGTTTGTCGATCACGGAACTCGGGCAGCGCACGGGGGCGGCGGATCGAACCGTCGGCCTGCACTTCTTCAATCCTCCGCCGGTCATGCCGCTCCTGGAGATTGTCCAGGGACTCGGAACCAGCCGCGAGACGTTGGAGCGCGCGCTGTCACTCTCGCGTCAGCTCGGCAAAGAGTCGATCGTGGTCCGAGATTTTCCGGGTTTCGCCACCAGCCGGCTGGGTGTCATTTTGGGGGCCGAGGCCATGCGCATGCTCGAGGCAGGAGTCGCCAGCACTGCCGACATCGATCGCGCGATGGAGCTCGGATATCGACACCCGATGGGGCCGCTCAAGCTCACGGACCTCGTCGGGCTCGATGTGCGACTCGCGATCCTGGAACACCTGCAGCGCGAGGTCGGCGAGCAATTCCGGCCGCCGCCCCTGTTGCGGCAGATGGTGCGAGCGGGCCGCCTCGGGAAGAAGGTGGGACTCGGGTTCTATCGCTGGACGGACGAGGGGCCGGTCCCCGCCGAGTAG
- a CDS encoding HAMP domain-containing protein, which translates to MALAIGLTALIPMLFAIWMARSMVRQTASRFYLPEIGSRLDESLGLYQELARTVKASMRNAAAAIAAGQPLRTAVASADAAATKRELEKDLARYPGVVSLSVYAADGKLLAAVDRGAPLDPKKENKLEVTRFLGEQAPPPDTGNEQYEPEDPPDDAGLGEAPEAPAANVAKLVAVFAADKARFEELEGMSQFVDTYKQMEQRREVDEESYVYSFAMLLGITILAAFGVGTLLARSVSSRIGELAVATKRVGAGDLAIRVPEAGSDEIADLARAFNRMLGEVEASRARIEYLQRIGAWQEMARRLAHEIKNPLTPIQLAVQEVHRRYDGDEAAYRKLLDTTREIVEDEVGTLRRLVGEFSSFARLPQARLELADLAGFLREQRERISVVDEEGLDAEAPLERGAVLPRGVELEFELPEGAAEVHLDRQMLRRALLNLIRNAGQAIVTESGRVKVSLHRQGEFFVIDVDDDGPGIPTEMRETIFDPYVTTKTEGTGLGLAIVKKIIIEHGGTVVADASPLGGARVRVRLPASGTPAAQAVLEARDWQGPPSSVRPKPAA; encoded by the coding sequence TTGGCACTGGCCATCGGCCTGACCGCTCTGATCCCGATGTTGTTCGCCATCTGGATGGCGCGCAGCATGGTGCGCCAGACGGCGTCCCGCTTCTACTTGCCCGAGATCGGCTCTCGCCTCGACGAGTCCCTCGGGTTGTATCAAGAGCTCGCGCGGACGGTGAAGGCGTCGATGCGGAACGCGGCAGCGGCCATCGCGGCGGGCCAGCCACTCCGGACCGCGGTGGCAAGCGCGGACGCTGCCGCGACGAAGCGTGAGCTGGAGAAAGATCTCGCACGCTATCCCGGCGTGGTGTCCCTGAGTGTCTACGCTGCGGACGGCAAGCTGCTCGCCGCAGTCGACCGCGGAGCACCGCTCGATCCCAAGAAAGAGAACAAGCTGGAGGTGACGCGTTTTCTGGGCGAACAAGCGCCGCCGCCGGACACCGGAAACGAGCAATACGAGCCTGAGGATCCGCCCGATGACGCAGGACTCGGCGAGGCACCCGAGGCTCCGGCAGCGAACGTGGCCAAGCTGGTGGCGGTCTTCGCCGCAGACAAAGCTCGCTTCGAGGAGCTCGAGGGCATGAGCCAGTTCGTCGACACCTACAAACAGATGGAGCAGCGGCGGGAGGTCGACGAGGAGTCGTACGTTTACTCGTTCGCCATGCTCCTCGGCATCACCATTCTCGCGGCGTTTGGCGTGGGGACTCTCCTGGCGCGCAGTGTGTCGTCCCGCATCGGAGAGCTTGCCGTCGCGACCAAGCGAGTCGGCGCTGGTGATCTCGCCATACGTGTGCCCGAGGCCGGCAGCGACGAGATCGCGGATCTGGCCCGCGCGTTCAATCGTATGCTCGGTGAGGTCGAAGCCAGCCGCGCGCGCATCGAGTACCTGCAGCGCATCGGGGCCTGGCAGGAGATGGCGCGGCGCTTGGCCCACGAGATCAAGAACCCGCTGACGCCGATCCAGCTCGCCGTTCAGGAGGTCCACCGGCGCTACGACGGGGATGAGGCGGCTTATCGCAAGCTGCTCGACACGACGCGTGAGATCGTCGAGGACGAGGTCGGCACGTTGCGACGGCTGGTCGGTGAGTTCTCGAGCTTCGCACGCTTGCCGCAGGCGCGGCTGGAACTGGCGGACCTCGCTGGATTTCTGCGCGAGCAGCGGGAGCGCATCAGTGTGGTCGACGAGGAAGGGCTGGACGCGGAGGCACCGCTCGAGCGCGGAGCCGTCTTACCCCGGGGCGTCGAGCTCGAGTTCGAGCTCCCGGAGGGCGCCGCTGAGGTACACCTCGATCGACAGATGCTCCGGCGCGCGCTGCTCAACCTGATCCGTAATGCCGGTCAAGCCATCGTGACCGAGAGCGGCCGCGTCAAGGTCAGCCTGCACCGGCAGGGTGAGTTCTTCGTCATCGATGTGGACGACGACGGTCCGGGTATCCCCACCGAAATGCGCGAGACCATCTTCGATCCCTACGTCACGACCAAGACCGAGGGCACCGGGCTCGGCCTGGCCATCGTCAAGAAGATCATCATCGAGCACGGGGGCACCGTGGTCGCGGACGCGAGCCCGCTCGGCGGTGCGCGCGTGAGGGTCCGGCTGCCGGCCAGCGGCACTCCGGCCGCGCAAGCCGTGCTCGAGGCGAGGGACTGGCAGGGGCCGCCGTCATCGGTTAGACCGAAGCCCGCAGCGTGA
- a CDS encoding TlpA family protein disulfide reductase produces the protein MTESVDRSKDEPRTAWLTIVLVIAASLIFGLVVLPRVGGGKSSPLEGAPAPDFDLDVISGGELGNRLHLADLAGKAVVLDFWASWCGPCRQQAPIVEQLSRAHPSGDVVVVGVNTSDERDDALTFVKSASLTYAMVFDEGTRVAAAYGVRNLPTLVVVGKSGKVTAVRARVVRGPELDRLVAEALTR, from the coding sequence GTGACTGAATCGGTCGACCGGAGCAAAGACGAGCCTCGTACGGCTTGGTTGACCATCGTCTTGGTCATCGCCGCCAGCTTGATCTTCGGTCTGGTGGTGTTGCCGCGGGTGGGCGGCGGCAAATCGAGCCCCCTCGAAGGGGCTCCCGCGCCCGACTTCGACCTCGACGTCATCTCGGGTGGAGAGCTGGGCAATCGCCTCCACCTGGCAGACCTTGCCGGCAAGGCGGTGGTCTTGGATTTTTGGGCGAGCTGGTGTGGGCCTTGCCGTCAGCAGGCGCCGATCGTCGAACAACTCTCGCGCGCTCACCCGAGCGGCGACGTGGTGGTCGTGGGCGTCAACACCAGCGACGAACGCGACGACGCGCTGACGTTCGTCAAGTCGGCGTCACTCACCTACGCGATGGTCTTTGACGAAGGCACCCGGGTGGCCGCGGCGTATGGGGTGCGCAACCTCCCCACCCTGGTGGTCGTGGGCAAGAGCGGAAAGGTGACCGCGGTCCGCGCGCGGGTCGTGCGAGGGCCCGAGCTCGACCGTCTGGTCGCGGAGGCGCTGACTCGATGA
- a CDS encoding WD40 repeat domain-containing protein produces MRSTALALFLSSFVVACAAGGATPATAAPGKAPKAAAKAGTRPRVPTVIGAATAERVQRIWDAAAGGYGRGVAVSSRLSRVAFANKDGVELFELSTGKSLGKVQRCRDVVRGGVAFHGGDLIIVCEKSVVVVDGLKHAKKPDLPINGSRITAAAVSGARLALGHHDGVVRVYGLDGSATTEIPVPGPPIDVKSLALTRDGSRIAVAWVQGSVWWWDLAKPSVPHDLVRHESESDGIAFSHDGNLLAEEGGENTTTLWELGEVPVAKAKLKNGAWVKRILFTRDGKWLARGGSDGLELAEVAGPKRVALDTKSPVEDAAFDESGAILAASARDGRLTLWAVR; encoded by the coding sequence GTGCGAAGCACCGCTTTGGCACTGTTCCTGTCGAGCTTCGTGGTCGCGTGCGCGGCCGGTGGGGCGACCCCGGCCACGGCGGCGCCGGGGAAAGCGCCCAAGGCTGCCGCCAAGGCCGGCACACGGCCCAGAGTCCCCACGGTGATCGGCGCGGCGACGGCGGAGCGCGTGCAGCGGATCTGGGATGCCGCCGCCGGCGGTTATGGCCGCGGCGTCGCTGTGAGCAGCCGATTATCGAGGGTCGCTTTCGCCAACAAGGACGGCGTCGAGCTCTTCGAGCTGTCCACCGGCAAGTCTCTGGGCAAGGTGCAGCGGTGTCGTGACGTGGTGCGCGGCGGAGTCGCGTTTCACGGTGGTGACTTGATCATCGTGTGCGAGAAATCCGTGGTCGTGGTCGACGGGCTGAAACACGCAAAGAAGCCCGACTTGCCGATCAACGGCTCACGCATCACTGCGGCCGCCGTGAGCGGCGCGCGCTTGGCGCTCGGGCACCACGATGGCGTGGTGCGGGTGTACGGGCTCGATGGCTCGGCAACCACCGAGATCCCGGTCCCTGGGCCTCCCATCGACGTCAAGAGCTTGGCTCTGACGCGCGACGGTAGCCGCATTGCAGTTGCGTGGGTGCAGGGCTCGGTGTGGTGGTGGGACCTCGCAAAGCCGAGCGTCCCCCATGATCTCGTGCGTCACGAGAGTGAATCCGATGGCATCGCCTTCAGTCACGACGGCAACCTCTTGGCAGAGGAGGGTGGCGAGAACACCACGACGCTGTGGGAGCTCGGCGAAGTGCCAGTGGCCAAGGCAAAGCTCAAGAACGGCGCGTGGGTGAAGCGGATCTTGTTCACGCGGGATGGCAAATGGCTGGCGCGCGGCGGCTCCGACGGGCTGGAGCTCGCCGAAGTCGCGGGTCCCAAGCGTGTTGCCCTCGACACCAAGAGCCCGGTGGAAGACGCGGCGTTCGACGAAAGCGGAGCGATTCTCGCGGCCAGCGCCCGCGATGGGCGCCTGACGCTCTGGGCCGTGCGCTGA
- a CDS encoding endo alpha-1,4 polygalactosaminidase — MRPLALGVAALIWGSALVGCGSDSNDGGKSSGGGASGSGGSGGVSSGGASSGGVSSGGGGVSSGGAAGSASGGTAGAASGGASGAGGAPSGGGAGGATGGGGAGTGGASGAGNLWQPKPGTTWQWQLTGTIDTSVDAAMFDIDLFDAKQSVIDALHAMGRVVICYFSAGSREDWRPDAGSFKASDYGKGVAGWSGENWLDVRSANVRSIMQKRLDLAVSKKCDGVEPDNVDGYQNSSGFPLTEAHQLDYNNFLATESHARKLSVGLKNALDLVPKLVASFDWALNEECLAYKECGLLKPFITANKAVFHVEYVDNSGQGAAKKGSVCGQSTIAGFSTLIKTWDLDAWRLTCP; from the coding sequence ATGCGACCATTGGCGTTGGGCGTGGCAGCGTTGATCTGGGGAAGCGCGCTCGTCGGCTGCGGCAGCGACAGCAATGACGGCGGCAAGTCGAGCGGCGGGGGCGCCTCGGGCAGCGGCGGGAGCGGTGGCGTCAGCTCCGGCGGCGCCAGCTCAGGCGGCGTCAGCTCCGGCGGCGGCGGCGTCAGCTCCGGCGGTGCGGCCGGTAGTGCCAGCGGCGGCACGGCGGGCGCGGCGAGCGGGGGCGCCTCGGGCGCAGGCGGCGCTCCAAGCGGCGGGGGCGCGGGCGGAGCAACGGGCGGAGGCGGCGCGGGCACAGGCGGGGCCAGCGGCGCAGGCAACCTCTGGCAACCCAAACCCGGCACCACCTGGCAGTGGCAACTCACGGGCACCATCGACACGAGCGTCGACGCTGCCATGTTCGACATCGATCTCTTCGACGCCAAGCAGAGTGTGATCGACGCGCTGCACGCCATGGGCCGAGTCGTGATCTGTTACTTCAGCGCTGGCAGCCGCGAGGACTGGCGGCCGGACGCGGGCAGCTTCAAAGCAAGCGACTACGGCAAGGGCGTCGCGGGCTGGTCCGGCGAGAATTGGCTCGACGTGCGCTCGGCCAACGTGCGCAGCATCATGCAGAAGCGACTGGACCTGGCGGTGAGCAAGAAGTGCGACGGAGTCGAGCCGGACAACGTCGACGGGTACCAGAACTCGTCCGGCTTCCCGCTGACCGAAGCCCATCAGCTCGACTACAACAACTTCCTTGCCACCGAGTCCCATGCTCGGAAGTTGTCGGTGGGCCTCAAGAACGCCCTCGACCTGGTGCCAAAGCTGGTTGCAAGCTTCGATTGGGCACTCAACGAGGAGTGTCTCGCCTACAAAGAGTGCGGACTGCTCAAGCCGTTCATCACGGCGAACAAGGCCGTCTTCCACGTCGAGTACGTGGACAATTCGGGCCAAGGTGCTGCCAAGAAGGGCTCAGTCTGCGGGCAATCGACCATCGCGGGGTTCTCGACGCTGATCAAGACCTGGGACCTCGACGCCTGGCGCCTGACCTGTCCGTGA
- a CDS encoding radical SAM protein, which yields MLGRGPDPLSPDERARELLKPRPRSLPIAPIAHAARRQLPLAAESRAVDRQWRPVYAVWEITLACDLACRHCGSRAGHARPDELDTAACLDLVAQMAALGVKEVTIIGGEAYLRSDWLEIVAAIRAHGMTATMTTGGRGITPERARAAAQAGLQSASVSIDGGEVTHDRLRGVPGSHRSAHAALKNLREAGVRVAANTQINRLSMPELPDVLESIAAAGAHSWQIQLTVPMGRAADEPDVLLEPYHLLELFPLLAKLKERCDELGVRLWPGNNIGYFGPYETVFRGTMPRGHLASCGAGRSTLGIEADGAIKGCPSLPTEAWTGGNIRDASLEQIWERATPLRYTRDRTVDDLWGFCRSCYYADDCRAGCTWTSFTFFQKGGNNPYCHHRALEHQRQGKRERLVQRVAAPGEPFDVGDFELIVEDDPSEGVSA from the coding sequence ATGCTTGGTCGGGGGCCTGATCCGCTGTCGCCAGATGAGCGGGCCCGTGAGCTGCTGAAGCCGCGTCCCCGCAGCCTGCCCATTGCCCCCATCGCGCATGCCGCTCGGAGGCAGCTACCCCTCGCGGCCGAGTCGCGGGCCGTCGATCGACAGTGGCGTCCGGTGTACGCCGTCTGGGAGATCACCCTGGCCTGTGATCTCGCGTGTCGCCACTGCGGCTCGCGCGCCGGACACGCTCGACCCGACGAGCTCGACACGGCGGCTTGCCTCGATCTCGTGGCGCAGATGGCAGCGCTTGGCGTCAAGGAAGTGACCATCATCGGTGGCGAGGCGTACCTGCGCTCCGACTGGCTCGAGATCGTGGCCGCCATCCGCGCGCACGGCATGACGGCCACCATGACCACGGGCGGTCGTGGCATCACGCCCGAGCGCGCACGGGCTGCCGCCCAGGCGGGTCTACAGAGCGCGAGTGTGTCCATCGACGGTGGCGAGGTCACCCACGATCGCCTGCGCGGCGTACCCGGCTCCCACCGCTCGGCGCACGCGGCGCTGAAGAACTTGCGCGAGGCCGGCGTGCGCGTCGCGGCCAACACCCAGATCAACCGTCTGAGCATGCCGGAGCTGCCGGACGTGCTCGAGAGCATCGCGGCCGCCGGGGCACACAGCTGGCAGATCCAGCTGACCGTTCCCATGGGGCGGGCCGCGGACGAACCCGACGTGTTGCTCGAGCCGTACCACCTGCTCGAGCTGTTTCCACTGCTAGCCAAGCTGAAAGAACGCTGCGACGAGCTGGGCGTGCGGCTCTGGCCGGGCAACAACATCGGTTACTTCGGACCGTACGAGACGGTCTTCCGTGGCACGATGCCGCGGGGACATCTGGCGTCCTGTGGCGCGGGGCGCTCGACGCTGGGTATCGAGGCCGACGGTGCGATCAAGGGTTGTCCGTCGCTCCCCACCGAGGCCTGGACGGGCGGCAACATTCGCGACGCGAGCCTGGAGCAGATCTGGGAGCGAGCCACCCCGCTTCGCTACACCCGCGACCGCACGGTCGATGATCTGTGGGGTTTCTGCCGCAGCTGTTACTACGCCGACGATTGCCGCGCGGGCTGCACCTGGACGTCGTTCACGTTCTTCCAGAAGGGCGGCAACAACCCTTACTGCCACCACCGCGCCCTCGAGCATCAGCGCCAGGGCAAACGCGAGCGGCTGGTTCAGCGTGTCGCGGCTCCAGGTGAGCCGTTCGACGTCGGAGATTTCGAGTTGATAGTCGAAGACGATCCTAGCGAAGGAGTTTCTGCATGA
- a CDS encoding peroxiredoxin has product MARALAVGDPVPDFTLDDHLGRAWRFADALAQGPVVIFFYPKDDTPVCIAEACAFRDQHEVFTERGAQVVGISSDGVASHRSFAGRHELPYVLLADPGGEVRAEFGIKKTLGFFDGRVTFVVGRDGRIAHVHRAALNAQSHVDEALSALKKLTS; this is encoded by the coding sequence ATGGCTCGCGCGCTTGCTGTCGGTGATCCGGTCCCGGACTTCACTCTGGACGACCACCTGGGCCGCGCGTGGCGTTTCGCCGACGCACTCGCCCAGGGACCGGTCGTAATTTTTTTCTATCCCAAAGACGACACCCCGGTCTGCATCGCCGAAGCCTGTGCGTTTCGGGACCAGCACGAGGTGTTCACGGAGCGTGGTGCCCAGGTGGTAGGCATCAGCTCCGACGGTGTTGCGTCGCACCGGAGCTTCGCCGGTCGCCATGAGCTGCCCTACGTGCTCTTGGCCGATCCCGGGGGCGAAGTGCGGGCCGAGTTCGGGATCAAGAAGACCTTGGGCTTCTTCGACGGCCGGGTCACCTTCGTCGTCGGTCGTGATGGCCGGATCGCACACGTGCACCGAGCGGCGCTCAACGCCCAGAGCCACGTGGACGAGGCGCTGTCCGCACTGAAAAAACTCACGAGCTGA
- a CDS encoding M18 family aminopeptidase yields MLEPADRDTASDLIQFINASPTPYHAVVEVKRRLVAAGFSELDEREAWPITPGAKHFVVRGGGTLVAFVAGGEPPSHAGFLLLGAHTDSPNLRVKPSPDLSPAGYRQFGVEVYGGVIWHTWLDRDLSVAGRLTLQSGETRLVRFDEALCRIPSVAIHLNRDVNSAGLQLNAQNHLVPLLGLGDKDEKRGLSASLSERAQLESAEIVGLDLCLFDVQPACIGGERGELLFAPRLDNLASCHAATTALLASGPAGAATRVIALYDHEEVGSQSAAGAKSRFLSSVLDRVASAYADAGRDATSRAFARSLMVSADMAHAVHPNYSDKHDKQHAPQLGKGPVIKANANQSYATDGPSAAVFEIACRETGTLVQRFVSRNDMPCGSTIGPISAAAMGVRTVDVGNPMLSMHSCREMAATADVAPMIRALTQVFQNAKLPKPSA; encoded by the coding sequence ATGTTGGAGCCCGCGGACCGAGACACTGCTTCGGACCTGATTCAGTTCATCAACGCCTCACCCACCCCTTATCACGCCGTTGTCGAGGTGAAGCGACGCCTCGTCGCCGCGGGGTTCTCGGAGCTGGACGAGCGCGAAGCCTGGCCGATCACACCGGGCGCGAAGCACTTCGTCGTGCGTGGAGGCGGCACGCTGGTGGCGTTCGTCGCGGGCGGCGAGCCGCCGTCGCATGCCGGGTTTCTCCTGCTCGGCGCCCACACCGACTCGCCAAATCTCAGGGTCAAGCCGTCGCCCGACCTATCCCCGGCTGGTTATCGCCAGTTTGGCGTCGAGGTATACGGCGGCGTGATCTGGCACACCTGGCTCGATCGCGATCTGTCGGTCGCCGGTCGCCTGACGCTGCAGAGCGGGGAGACTCGCCTGGTGCGCTTCGACGAGGCTCTGTGCCGAATCCCCAGTGTCGCGATTCATCTGAATCGAGACGTCAACTCGGCCGGCCTCCAGCTCAACGCACAGAACCACCTGGTCCCGCTCCTTGGACTGGGAGACAAGGACGAGAAGCGGGGATTGTCGGCCAGCTTGAGCGAGCGAGCGCAGCTCGAGAGCGCGGAGATCGTGGGGCTCGACCTGTGTTTGTTCGACGTTCAACCCGCGTGCATCGGTGGCGAACGCGGCGAGCTCCTGTTCGCGCCGCGGCTCGACAACCTGGCGTCTTGCCACGCGGCCACGACTGCGCTCCTCGCATCCGGGCCGGCCGGCGCCGCGACGCGAGTCATCGCTCTCTACGATCACGAAGAGGTCGGGAGCCAGAGCGCCGCGGGAGCGAAATCCCGCTTCCTGTCGAGTGTGCTCGACCGGGTGGCCAGCGCGTACGCAGACGCGGGACGCGACGCGACGAGCCGCGCGTTTGCGCGCTCGCTGATGGTGAGTGCCGACATGGCGCATGCAGTCCACCCGAACTACTCGGACAAACATGACAAACAACACGCGCCGCAGCTCGGCAAAGGGCCGGTGATCAAGGCCAACGCCAATCAGTCCTACGCGACGGACGGCCCGAGCGCCGCGGTCTTCGAGATCGCGTGCCGGGAGACGGGCACGCTGGTCCAGCGCTTCGTGTCGCGCAACGACATGCCCTGCGGCAGCACCATCGGCCCCATCTCGGCGGCGGCGATGGGCGTGCGCACGGTCGACGTCGGAAACCCGATGCTCAGCATGCACTCGTGCCGCGAAATGGCCGCTACCGCCGACGTTGCACCGATGATCCGGGCGCTCACTCAGGTGTTTCAGAACGCGAAACTACCGAAACCGAGCGCCTGA
- a CDS encoding oxidative damage protection protein, which yields MARSVQCVKLGREAEGLDKPPFKGELGEKVFETVSKEAWRGWLEHSKMIINEFRLDLTSEQGQRVWMTELERYFYGEGSAVPPEFKPHG from the coding sequence ATGGCGCGTTCGGTTCAATGCGTGAAGCTCGGTCGCGAGGCAGAAGGCCTGGACAAACCTCCGTTCAAGGGTGAGCTCGGTGAAAAAGTCTTCGAGACCGTGTCCAAAGAGGCCTGGCGTGGGTGGCTCGAGCACTCGAAGATGATCATCAACGAGTTTCGACTGGACCTCACCAGTGAGCAGGGCCAGCGCGTCTGGATGACGGAGCTCGAACGTTACTTCTACGGTGAAGGGTCGGCGGTTCCGCCCGAGTTCAAACCCCACGGTTGA